GAGACTTCATCGGGTGGTGCCATGGGCTGGTCCATGCTGTTCCTGGCACTCTTTGGCGCGTTGCGTCAGCAGAGACGTCGGGTAGAGGGTTAATCCCGCCATTAAGCCCGGCATCGCCGGGCTTAATTTTACCGTACGAATGTGGCAGAATCGCCAGCGAGGTAGTAATGTGCGAAAAATAAACATTCTCAAAAGTCCATTCTGTCACGTTTGTTTTGCCGACGGCATCAATGCCGGTTGGGCAATACTGCTGAGTCTTGGTTTGCTTTTTTCCTCTATCGCCCACGCTGAAGCGCTGGCCGAAGAGACCTATTCCGAAGACGAGGGATGGCATCTGGGCGTGGCTGTTGGCTATGGCACAGTGACCAATCCGCTTTACAACAAGCGCAATATTCCCCTCTATGTCTTGCCAAAAATCGAATATTTCAATGGCGATTTTGCCTGGACCAACACCCAGCTGAGTTGGACACCGGTGCAAACCCGCTGGGGCAATCTCGCCCTTATCAGCCAGTTCAATGAAGACGGGCTGTATTTTTTTGATAACAGGTACAGTGCCGGGGTGTTGCTGCCGCTGGCCAGACCGCCTCAATCCCCTTTGCCAGGGGGCCAGCTTCCCGCCGACAACAGTGTTCGTCGTGGCGATATTTCAAACATTGCCGACCGCAAACTGTCTTACATGGCAGGTGCCAGTTGGAGCCTGAATCTCGAAAACTGGCATTTTTCCTTGCTGGCCGTTACAGACGTGACCGGCGTGCATGAGGGATTTGAAGCATTTGGCCGCGGGGAATACCTGCTGCAGTGGGGCAGTCACCATCTCGCATTGGGGGCCGAACTCCAGTATCAAAACGACCAACTGGTGAACTACTACTACGGCATCCGGATACAGGATCGCATCAAGGGTTTCAGCCCTTACGGGGCCGACCACGGCCTCAACCGCGCACTCAAGCTGCGCTATCAATACCATTGGAGTGACAGTCTCAGGCTGATAAGTGACTTTCGCTATCAGTGGCTGGACAGCAGTATCAGTGACAGCCCGCTGGTGGATGACAAAGCCGTTATCTCCGCATTTATCGGCGTTGCCTGGGGTTTCTGAGCATGCAGCACCGCAAAGTAGTCTCAGCGTTGATACTTTGTGCGATAGCCGCAGTTATGCCGTCTGCATGGGCGCAGACCGAGCTTGCATTGTCACCCAGCCAATGTGTTGTAGACGAAGGAGAGTGTCAGGTCAGGGTCAC
This sequence is a window from Shewanella zhangzhouensis. Protein-coding genes within it:
- a CDS encoding MipA/OmpV family protein codes for the protein MRKINILKSPFCHVCFADGINAGWAILLSLGLLFSSIAHAEALAEETYSEDEGWHLGVAVGYGTVTNPLYNKRNIPLYVLPKIEYFNGDFAWTNTQLSWTPVQTRWGNLALISQFNEDGLYFFDNRYSAGVLLPLARPPQSPLPGGQLPADNSVRRGDISNIADRKLSYMAGASWSLNLENWHFSLLAVTDVTGVHEGFEAFGRGEYLLQWGSHHLALGAELQYQNDQLVNYYYGIRIQDRIKGFSPYGADHGLNRALKLRYQYHWSDSLRLISDFRYQWLDSSISDSPLVDDKAVISAFIGVAWGF